In Helianthus annuus cultivar XRQ/B chromosome 8, HanXRQr2.0-SUNRISE, whole genome shotgun sequence, a single genomic region encodes these proteins:
- the LOC110941991 gene encoding LOW QUALITY PROTEIN: calcium-dependent protein kinase 1 (The sequence of the model RefSeq protein was modified relative to this genomic sequence to represent the inferred CDS: substituted 1 base at 1 genomic stop codon): protein MLVLQPESLLPVHNKPPEPITIPKPEKKQEQPAKPKKGPPMKRVSSAGFRTDSVLQRKTGSLKEFFTLGIKLGQGQFGTTFLCTKKSTGQHYACKSIAKXKLLTDEDVEDVRREIQIMHHLAGHPNVIAIKGAYEDAIAVHVVMELCAGGELFARIIQIGHYTEKKASELRRTIVGVMETCHSLGVMHRDLKPENFLLVDKDEDALLKTIDFGLSVFFTPGHPWVQIDGVAPDKPLDSAVLSRMKQFSAMNKLKKMAPRVIAESLSEKEIAGLKLMFQMIDADNSGQITFEELKAGLKRVGANLKESEIYYLMQEADVDNSGTIDYGEFVAATLHLNKIEKEDHLFGAFSYFDKGGSGHINAHELQQACDEFGINAPLEELIQDVYQDNLPCISRCA from the exons ATGTTAGTCTTACAACCCGAATCACTATTACCGGTTCACAACAAGCCGCCTGAACCGATAACGATTCCGAAACCCGAAAAGAAACAAGAACAACCTGCGAAGCCCAAAAAAGGTCCTCCAATGAAGCGGGTATCAAGTGCTGGGTTTCGAACCGATTCAGTTTTACAACGAAAAACTGGTTCTTTGAAGGAATTTTTCACATTGGGGATAAAATTGGGCCAAGGGCAATTTGGCACAACTTTTCTTTGTACGAAAAAGTCAACGGGTCAACATTACGCTTGCAAATCGATTGCAAAATGaaaactgttgactgacgaagatGTTGAAGATGTGAGAAGAGAAATTCAAATAATGCATCATTTGGCGGGTCACCCTAATGTTATAGCGATAAAAGGGGCTTATGAGGATGCAATCGCGGTTCATGTTGTTATGGAGTTATGTGCGGGTGGCGAGCTTTTCGCTAGGATTATTCAAATCGGACATTATACGGAGAAAAAGGCATCGGAGCTTAGGAGAACGATTGTTGGTGTTATGGAAACTTGTCATTCTTTAGGGGTTATGCATAGGGATTTAAAGCCTGAGAATTTCTTGCTTGTGGATAAGGACGAAGATGCACTTTTGAAAACTATTGATTTTGGATTATCGGTTTTCTTTACGCCAG GCCATCCTTGGGTTCAAATTGACGGTGTAGCCCCTGACAAGCCTCTTGATTCCGCAGTTCTAAGTCGAATGAAACAATTTTCAGCCATGAACAAGCTAAAGAAAATGGCTCCCAGG gTTATTGCAGAGAGCTTATCTGAAAAAGAAATAGCGGGGCTAAAACTAATGTTTCAAATGATCGATGCGGACAACAGTGGTCAAATTACTTTCGAGGAACTTAAGGCGGGATTAAAAAGAGTCGGTGCTAACCTTAAGGAATCAGAAATTTATTATCTCATGCAAGAA GCGGATGTAGATAATAGTGGAACAATTGATTATGGGGAATTTGTTGCTGCAACATTGCATCTGAATAAAATTGAGAAAGAGGATCATTTGTTTGGGGCGTTTTCGTACTTTGATAAAGGCGGAAGTGGTCATATAAACGCTCATGAACTTCAACAAGCGTGTGATGAATTTGGCATTAACGCTCCCCTCGAAGAATTAATTCAAGATGTTTACCAAGATAATTTGCCGTGTATTTCAAGATGTGCTTAA
- the LOC118481041 gene encoding rac-like GTP-binding protein ARAC11, which produces MDFHSLTRTELQSLCKLNKIPDNITNVAMVDALQSLDVDYVPTVFDNFSANVVVNGDTQTGQEDYNRLRPLSYHGANVFILAFSLISKASYENVSKKWIPELKHYAPGVPIVLVGTKLGESFFRP; this is translated from the exons ATGGATTTCCACAGCCTTACCAGAACAGAGCTTCAATCTCTCTGCAAACTGAACAAGATCCCTGATAACATCACCAATGTCGCCATGGTTGATGCTCTCCAATCTCTCGATGTC GATTATGTCCCAACGGTATTTGATAATTTCAGTGCCAATGTGGTTGTCAATGGCGACACG CAAACAGGACAGGAGGATTATAACAGATTAAGACCGTTAAGTTATCATGGGGCCAATGTTTTCATTTTGGCGTTCTCTCTCATTAGCAAAGCCAGCTATGAAAACGTCTCCAAGAAG TGGATTCCAGAATTGAAGCATTACGCCCCTGGTGTCCCAATCGTTCTTGTTGGGACGAAACTCGGTGAGTCATTTTTTCGGCCATAA